DNA from Corynebacterium stationis:
TCACCATTGAAGCGGCGCTGTCATTATCAGTGCTGATTATCGTGGCCGCGGCAATAGTCGGCGCGATTGCGAGCATGGCGGCATATATTTCCGCCGTTGATATTGCGGGTGCTGCTGCGCGGGCGCATGCCATCGGCGTTGAATACCAGCCACCTCGTGAAGATATCTCCGTGGCTGTCGCAGAATCTTCCGGACTCATCACGGTGACAGCACAGGTTCCTGGTGTTATCGGCACTATGAGCGCCACCGCAGCCTTTCCCGCCGAGGTAGGTGGGCTGTGATGATGGTGCGCAAGAAGCTTATCGATGACTCCGGGTACGCCACCATCGCTTCCTCCGGAATCATTATTGCCGTTGTAGTCTTGCTTGCTGCAGTGGCGGTGATTATTTCCCGCGTTGTGGCTTTCCATCAAGCCCAGGTTGCCGCCGATATGGCAGCGATTTCTGGCGCATATTCACTAGCCCGTGGGGAAGACGGCTGCGTCGAAGCCGCGCGCATCGCACTTGCCAATGCCGCAGACCTCGAGCAATGTACGGCCCAAGGAGCTGATATTCAGGTTGCAATTACCGTGCGCGGGCAAACTGCACAGGCGAAAGCGGGTCCTATTTAGCTAGCAGTTAACGTCACCAACGCGCCCAGTAGTTTGAGCGCGCCTGCCTTATCCAGCGGCTGATTGCCGTTGCCGCACTTCGGTGATTGCACGCAAGATGGGCAGCCGGATTCGCACGGGCAGGAGCGTACTGCTTCGAAGGTGGCTGCAATCCATTCGGGAAAACGCTTGAAACCTTCTTCGGCAAAGCCGGCTCCGCCGGAGTGGCCGTCGTAGACAAAGACCGTGGGCATCTGCGTGTCCTGGTGTAGGGCAGTGGATACACCACCGATATCCCAACGGTCACAGGTGGCAATCAATGGCAACAGACCAATGGCGGCATGTTCAGCAGCGTGCAGCGCGCCGGGAATATCGGCCGCGCGAATACCCATTGCTTCCAGCGCCAATGGGTCGACGGTATACGCCACCGCGCGGGTGCGCAGGCGTTGCTCCGGAAGATCGAGTGGGAAAAGATCGGAGGTGGTGCCATCGGCAAGCTTGCGGAAGTAGCCGACGACTTGGTCGGTGACTTCGACATCGACAAGCGCTGCCCATACGCCGCCACCGTAATCTTTTAGCTCATCCTCATTCGCCGCGCCCATAATTGCGATATCCGTCGTGGAATTGGGCTGCGTGGAATACTCCGGCTCGCCCGGGGTGGCAAAGGCGATGCCCTCATTAATATTGAGGTCATCGATGATAAAGCTTTCGCCCTGGTGCAAATAGACCGCACCAGGATGCACCTGAGAATTCGCGCGGGCACCATCGACGGTGCCCAATAACCGGCCATCGCTGGTGTCCATAATGAGCACGTCATTGCCCGCTCCGCCGCGCAGGCTGACCTGTGAGTGTGCGGTCTCCGGCCGCAGGTCACTATCTAACTGCGGCACGGCGAACCAGCCCTGCGGGCGGCGACGGACAAGTCCTTGGCGGGCAAGTTCTTGTATCACTTGCTCGGCGCGGTAGAAACGCACCTCAGCATCGGTCAACGGTTGTTCGGTGCACGCGCAGTAGATATGTCCGTAGAGGATATATGGGTTTTCGGGGTTGAAAACACTCGCCTCGACTGGCCTGCCCAGTAGCGCGTCGGGGTTGTGCACGAGATAGGTATCCATCGGCTCATCGCGTGCGACAAAGACCACCAGGGAGCCCTGCCCGCGGCGACCGGCGCGGCCAGCCTGCTGCCAAAAACTTGCTACCGTGCCGGGAAAACCCGCGGTGACCACGGCATCTAAACCGCCGACATCGATGCCCAATTCCAGCGCCGAGGTGGTAGCCACGCCCAGTAACTCGCCATTATCGAGTGCTTTTTCCAGCTTGCGGCGGTCCTCAGCCAAGTAGCCTGCGCGATAAGAGGCAATCCGCTGCGCAAAATCGGGCCTTGCTAGTGCGCCGGAAAGCTCAGCCTGGCAGCGTAAAGCGACCTGCTCTGCGGAGCGGCGGGAGCGTACAAAAGCTAAGGTGCGAGCACCTTCGCCAACGGTTGCCGCCATGATTTCGGCAGCTTCCGTGGTTGCGGCGCGACGCACTGGCGCGCCATTATCGCCTTCCGCGCCCTCGATAAAACCCGGTTCCCATAGCGCGATGGTGCGCTCACCAGTCGGTGCGCCGTCATCGGTGACCTCGGTAAAACCTACCCGGGAGGTCAACCGCTGCATGTGAGCGCCGGGGTCATTCATCGTGGCAGAAGCCCCAATAATGGTTGGATGCGCGCCATAACGTGCACAAATGCGCAATATCCGCCGCAGAACTAACGCGACATGTGCGCCGAATACCCCGCGGTAGGAGTGGCATTCATCAATGACAATAAATTCCAGGTGCCGCAAGAACCTGGTCCAGCGTTCATGCGCAGCCAAAATCGACATGTGCACCATGTCGGGGTTGGAAAACACAAAGCGCGCATGGTCGCGAATCCCGGCCCGTGCTTCGGTCGGGGTATCACCGTCATAAGGAGAAGGAATGACAGAGCTTAGCTTGTCGATGCCCTTTGTCAGCTCCATTATCGCCAACAACTGATCTGAGCCGAGTGCCTTCGTCGGTGTTAAATACAACGCGCACGCGGTGGAGTCTTCTGCCATTCGGGTCAAGATAGGAAGTTGATAACCCAAAGACTTTCCCGAAGAAGTGCCCGTGGCCACCACTACGTCGCGTCCGGCGAAGGCTGCATCGGCGACTTCGCGCTGGTGTGAATAGGGCGCGTGGATGTCGCGGTTCTTAAAAACCTCAACTAGCTCGGGCAATGCCCAGTGAGGCCACTCGGTATAGTGCGCCTTCTTAGCAGGCTGAGTGACGGAATGGGTCAGCGCGGAGGTAGAAAACCGTGGCTTTAGAGCGGCGAGTAGTTCTTCACCAAAACTCAAAATCTACCCCCTTTTTAGGTAGTCGAGAAAAAGAATTCCTTTAAAGACTACCGCCGGGTAAGCAAACGTGTCACACTGACTGTGGTCGCAGTTTCTTGGCGCAAGATTTAACACCACTTTGGTGCTCGCAAAAAGAGTTATAGCAAGATTTTATCGCGTGCACCCGGGGGACCGGGAGTTCGAAAAAGTTTGTTTGACCCGGCGTTGATAATTCTTCAACGACGAACCCCCTATTTTTAAGGATATTTATCATGGCACAGGGAACCGTAAAATGGTTTAACGCTGAAAAGGGCTTCGGCTTCATCGCTCCAGAGGATGGCTCCGCAGACGTTTTCGTTCACTACTCCGAGATCCAGGGCAACGGCTTCCGTACCCTCGAAGAGAACCAGCAGGTTTCCTTCGAAATCGGTGAGGGCCAGAAGGGCCCACAGGCAACCAACGTTAACGCTATCTAAGCATTAACCAACTGCCTTTATCCTCCACATCCACTTCGGATGTGATGGCTGGATAAAAAATTAAGGACTCCTTCGG
Protein-coding regions in this window:
- a CDS encoding Rv3654c family TadE-like protein; translation: MMVRKKLIDDSGYATIASSGIIIAVVVLLAAVAVIISRVVAFHQAQVAADMAAISGAYSLARGEDGCVEAARIALANAADLEQCTAQGADIQVAITVRGQTAQAKAGPI
- a CDS encoding DEAD/DEAH box helicase, whose protein sequence is MSFGEELLAALKPRFSTSALTHSVTQPAKKAHYTEWPHWALPELVEVFKNRDIHAPYSHQREVADAAFAGRDVVVATGTSSGKSLGYQLPILTRMAEDSTACALYLTPTKALGSDQLLAIMELTKGIDKLSSVIPSPYDGDTPTEARAGIRDHARFVFSNPDMVHMSILAAHERWTRFLRHLEFIVIDECHSYRGVFGAHVALVLRRILRICARYGAHPTIIGASATMNDPGAHMQRLTSRVGFTEVTDDGAPTGERTIALWEPGFIEGAEGDNGAPVRRAATTEAAEIMAATVGEGARTLAFVRSRRSAEQVALRCQAELSGALARPDFAQRIASYRAGYLAEDRRKLEKALDNGELLGVATTSALELGIDVGGLDAVVTAGFPGTVASFWQQAGRAGRRGQGSLVVFVARDEPMDTYLVHNPDALLGRPVEASVFNPENPYILYGHIYCACTEQPLTDAEVRFYRAEQVIQELARQGLVRRRPQGWFAVPQLDSDLRPETAHSQVSLRGGAGNDVLIMDTSDGRLLGTVDGARANSQVHPGAVYLHQGESFIIDDLNINEGIAFATPGEPEYSTQPNSTTDIAIMGAANEDELKDYGGGVWAALVDVEVTDQVVGYFRKLADGTTSDLFPLDLPEQRLRTRAVAYTVDPLALEAMGIRAADIPGALHAAEHAAIGLLPLIATCDRWDIGGVSTALHQDTQMPTVFVYDGHSGGAGFAEEGFKRFPEWIAATFEAVRSCPCESGCPSCVQSPKCGNGNQPLDKAGALKLLGALVTLTAS
- a CDS encoding cold-shock protein — translated: MAQGTVKWFNAEKGFGFIAPEDGSADVFVHYSEIQGNGFRTLEENQQVSFEIGEGQKGPQATNVNAI